The following coding sequences lie in one Oncorhynchus kisutch isolate 150728-3 linkage group LG17, Okis_V2, whole genome shotgun sequence genomic window:
- the LOC109908243 gene encoding polynucleotide 5'-hydroxyl-kinase NOL9, with the protein MTPLRKTARGMLMSQTCREALSSVVNACAEELDGFPVILLCGAKNVGKSTFNRHFISTLLNHTASIEYLECDLGQTEFTPSGCLSLSTVREPLLGPPLTHQWAPDHMIF; encoded by the exons ATGACCCCACTGAGGAAAACAGCCAGAGGCATGTTGATGTCACAGACCTGTAGGGAGGCTCTCAGCAGCGTTGTTAACGCTTGTGCAG AGGAGCTAGATGGCTTTCCAGTTATTCTACTATGTGGTGCTAAGAATGTTGGGAAGTCCACCTTCAACCGTCACTTCATCAGTACCTTACTAAACCA CACTGCAAGTATAGAATACCTGGAGTGTGACCTGGGCCAGACAGAGTTCACTCCCTCAggttgtctctccctgtctactGTTAGAGAGCCACTGCTGG GTCCCCCCCTCACACACCAGTGGGCCCCAGACCACATGATCTTCTAA